From Rubripirellula reticaptiva, the proteins below share one genomic window:
- a CDS encoding WD40 repeat domain-containing serine/threonine protein kinase gives MNRESNLSHDLDLLVDEIAEEFLVAVRAGERTSVDVFVSSHPKVLANPALGQPLRQMLETLNAVHGLGGESLPADAAATKAVIQQPADWPKFDDYQLLRVAGRGGMGVVYEATQLSLSRRVALKVLPDHTLNNPSAVARFQQEARSAAQLHHTNIVPVFEIGNDGGHCFYAMQFIEGYSLDEVISQVRERGEIDTAKLPEVSTKEMLGGSTTESEGTAPNSKSASLDFLVSTICSDMPFDAQQTPNISGKIDTVVRRPGSSSFSVSQHSKPYYRNVAHIGRQIADGLQHAHERGVIHRDIKPANVVLDAEGVAWITDFGLAKTDDSDLTRDGDVVGTLRYMSPERFAGTCGECSDIYSLGVTLYEMLSLQSPFAAHDRISLIAAIRDTQPPLLRSINHRVPSDLQTIVEKAMEKDPRRRYQTAVAMSDDLDRFLDGRPIRARRVGSVERLWLWSKNNVALAAAIAAIAAVLVVGSAVSTWQAVRATKAEKLATVEAARATQAEQVQATLREKSEANEQTAIAQADRATKAEAIAVQEKEATRQALAKSQLDLAEKEFERGKFIEAQKILDETPESFRDSNWRFQQSHSRDFNAQLSIPAVGLAYQMQLLPRGDRFAASFAYNRIGIFSVSGQQVGDWIPTTSPRVRFGIDRAGNRLAFARSPNEVVMTDLATGLDLHKWKLNIGKIGHVMLSPDGNIVLAAGGTKLTAYSTQTDSPLWTQPYKGVAPAFSPDGRTVAHLVANTDLDLKIELLDTLTGAVRGTLETTADNPEKTTLQFDQTGDRLACLGGDEVILWNTQTGKKIRGLHFPGETVKWLSPDGDSVATLSGARIRLWESTTGRLLRSFNGAVAEIREFFFSPDGKMLLSSQVLSNDAEVNIWPTRLEEGIASVQLIPNESKCRSIIFDHDASNFYASADRSAGAWQTRGDSQTWDFTTTREIQDLAVHPVDGSIVLSEWTKKTFTHLSPTGESLESFGFNHGASLRFNRNGDRLLVVQGAFHDSKGGWSFAVLEYPSGNILQDILFTKFSNEIEPHQPFSAFCLEDSAVATAARVGGIDVWDWQAGKLIRQIDAAQTGSIRCLASSTDGGRLASGGPDRWIRVWDAATGQLQTAFRAHWEGVSCLKFSPDGREILSGSDLGTVRIHDAASGEERLSLYGLTTPVIDVDFSPDGKLIAAITMDAVTKVWDRELSIRHARLPWKPKVNGPLVAIDADGWQELLAPLDPFEVATSGTLWKLEDSKLFSPVAQYAAIQMPANLSGTSYQVRVVLRQRDAKSVFHVVLPVADRMCGFELEGRPGIGIWSGLIQVKGQFGNRLPGAVEGKQVTDAQEHELEVTVRLDDANAIITATLDARPLYRWKGPQTDLSQHKSWAMTDPGFLALGSCRSLANEWVVSKVKVKRLDPAAAIRVGAEIDGAWTTVVAEVDSPQRGGRNADQVNADGPTHPSLARLVEQSASSANDSLLAIRVAALQVWFGLDADYSVTRQRMLNLASDTTDGQLAERVAKLSCIRPLSDASQREAVLALAHQAMKTGFKSTKMHWNRLALGMAEYRGGLYTESAATLAAVPSTMGANTWLADLIKDTASFYRAMSLFQGGNAKEAVALFTETEARMTHLPADERNPLANDANDVHLVHWLAYKEAKALLAEASIDEEQNPSEAPDEP, from the coding sequence ATGAATCGTGAATCGAATCTGTCGCATGACTTGGATCTCTTGGTGGACGAAATCGCCGAAGAATTTCTAGTCGCCGTGCGGGCAGGAGAGCGAACGAGCGTTGATGTGTTTGTGAGTTCGCATCCGAAAGTGCTCGCAAACCCTGCGCTCGGCCAACCGCTGCGACAAATGCTCGAAACGCTCAATGCCGTGCATGGCCTAGGCGGCGAATCGCTTCCCGCTGACGCTGCGGCTACCAAAGCTGTTATTCAGCAACCAGCCGATTGGCCGAAGTTCGACGACTACCAATTGCTTCGTGTCGCCGGACGTGGCGGGATGGGCGTCGTCTACGAAGCGACGCAATTATCGTTGTCGCGAAGAGTCGCGCTCAAGGTGTTGCCCGATCACACGCTTAACAACCCTAGCGCGGTGGCACGATTCCAACAGGAGGCTCGATCGGCAGCACAGCTTCACCATACCAACATCGTGCCTGTGTTTGAGATAGGCAACGATGGCGGGCATTGTTTCTATGCGATGCAATTCATCGAAGGCTATTCGTTGGACGAGGTGATTAGCCAAGTGCGTGAGCGAGGCGAAATTGACACAGCAAAATTGCCAGAGGTTTCAACGAAGGAAATGCTGGGTGGATCGACGACCGAGTCCGAAGGGACGGCTCCCAATAGCAAATCAGCTTCGTTGGACTTTTTGGTTTCGACCATTTGTTCGGACATGCCGTTCGATGCACAGCAGACGCCAAACATCTCCGGCAAGATCGACACGGTCGTTCGTCGCCCCGGTAGTTCCTCTTTTTCGGTTTCCCAACATTCCAAACCGTACTATCGAAACGTTGCGCACATTGGACGCCAGATTGCCGATGGATTGCAGCACGCGCACGAGCGAGGCGTCATTCACCGCGACATCAAACCGGCCAACGTCGTCTTGGACGCCGAAGGTGTCGCATGGATCACCGACTTCGGACTCGCGAAAACCGATGACAGCGATCTGACTCGCGACGGAGATGTCGTAGGAACCCTGCGTTACATGTCACCGGAACGTTTCGCGGGAACCTGCGGTGAATGCAGTGACATCTATTCATTGGGTGTCACGCTTTACGAAATGTTATCGCTTCAGTCTCCCTTCGCGGCCCACGATCGCATCAGCTTGATCGCCGCGATCCGCGACACGCAGCCGCCTCTGCTGCGTTCGATCAACCATCGCGTCCCGAGCGATCTGCAAACCATCGTCGAAAAAGCGATGGAAAAAGATCCGCGACGTCGTTACCAAACGGCCGTCGCGATGTCGGACGATTTGGATCGCTTTCTGGATGGTCGCCCGATCCGCGCTCGGCGCGTCGGATCGGTCGAGCGGCTATGGCTGTGGTCCAAAAACAATGTGGCGTTGGCAGCCGCGATCGCAGCAATCGCAGCGGTTCTTGTGGTGGGAAGCGCGGTGAGCACTTGGCAGGCGGTGCGGGCGACGAAAGCGGAAAAACTGGCGACGGTTGAAGCGGCTCGTGCGACGCAGGCGGAGCAAGTACAAGCGACGCTGCGAGAAAAATCGGAGGCGAACGAGCAGACGGCCATTGCGCAAGCAGACCGTGCAACGAAAGCCGAAGCGATCGCTGTGCAGGAGAAAGAAGCGACGCGGCAGGCGCTCGCGAAGTCGCAACTCGACCTCGCCGAAAAGGAATTTGAACGCGGCAAGTTTATCGAGGCGCAGAAGATTCTCGACGAGACTCCGGAGAGCTTTCGAGATTCGAACTGGCGATTCCAACAGTCGCACTCGCGCGACTTTAACGCGCAGCTTTCCATCCCCGCCGTAGGCCTCGCGTATCAAATGCAGTTGCTGCCCCGAGGGGATCGTTTCGCAGCCAGTTTCGCCTATAACCGCATCGGAATCTTTTCAGTCTCGGGTCAGCAAGTCGGCGACTGGATTCCGACAACCTCGCCACGTGTCAGGTTCGGCATCGATCGCGCCGGCAACCGCCTGGCGTTCGCGAGGTCGCCAAACGAGGTCGTGATGACGGATCTCGCGACCGGGCTGGACCTTCATAAGTGGAAATTGAACATTGGAAAAATCGGGCACGTGATGCTGAGCCCCGATGGCAATATTGTGTTGGCGGCAGGCGGAACAAAACTCACGGCCTATTCCACTCAGACGGACTCGCCTCTCTGGACGCAGCCTTACAAGGGCGTTGCGCCCGCTTTCAGCCCCGATGGACGAACCGTGGCACATCTCGTCGCCAATACTGATTTGGATTTAAAGATTGAACTCCTGGATACGCTGACGGGAGCCGTGCGTGGAACGCTCGAAACGACGGCGGACAATCCCGAAAAGACGACCCTTCAATTCGACCAGACCGGCGACCGGCTGGCGTGTCTCGGCGGTGACGAAGTGATCCTTTGGAACACGCAGACGGGCAAGAAAATCCGAGGGCTACATTTCCCAGGCGAGACGGTGAAATGGCTAAGTCCTGATGGGGATTCGGTCGCGACTCTCAGCGGTGCTCGCATCCGTCTGTGGGAATCAACAACCGGACGATTGCTAAGGTCTTTCAATGGTGCCGTTGCTGAAATTCGGGAATTCTTCTTTAGTCCCGATGGCAAGATGCTGCTGTCATCGCAAGTGTTATCGAATGATGCCGAGGTGAATATTTGGCCGACCCGGCTCGAAGAAGGGATCGCCTCTGTGCAACTCATTCCGAATGAGTCGAAGTGCCGCTCCATCATTTTCGATCACGATGCGTCCAATTTTTATGCAAGTGCTGACCGATCTGCCGGAGCTTGGCAAACGCGAGGCGACTCGCAGACTTGGGACTTCACGACAACCCGCGAAATCCAAGACCTCGCGGTTCATCCGGTTGACGGATCCATCGTCCTGTCCGAGTGGACCAAGAAAACGTTCACCCATCTGTCGCCGACCGGAGAATCGCTGGAGTCGTTTGGATTCAACCACGGCGCGAGCCTGAGGTTCAACCGCAATGGCGACCGGCTGCTTGTCGTGCAGGGCGCTTTTCATGATTCGAAAGGCGGCTGGTCATTTGCCGTTTTGGAATATCCGTCAGGCAACATCCTGCAGGACATTTTGTTCACGAAGTTTTCGAATGAGATCGAGCCCCACCAGCCGTTCTCCGCATTCTGTCTCGAGGATTCCGCCGTCGCCACGGCTGCCCGCGTCGGTGGGATTGACGTGTGGGATTGGCAGGCGGGCAAGCTGATTCGTCAGATCGATGCCGCGCAGACCGGGAGCATCCGTTGCCTCGCATCCAGCACCGACGGCGGACGCCTAGCCAGCGGCGGACCGGACCGCTGGATCCGTGTCTGGGATGCGGCGACGGGCCAGCTGCAAACTGCCTTCCGCGCGCACTGGGAGGGCGTGAGCTGTTTGAAGTTCAGTCCCGATGGTCGCGAAATTCTAAGCGGCAGCGATCTTGGTACCGTGCGTATTCACGATGCGGCCAGTGGAGAAGAAAGGCTTTCCTTGTACGGCCTCACAACGCCAGTCATCGACGTGGACTTCAGTCCCGATGGCAAGCTTATCGCCGCGATCACAATGGATGCAGTAACGAAAGTATGGGATCGTGAGCTTTCGATCCGACACGCGAGACTGCCCTGGAAACCGAAAGTGAACGGGCCGTTGGTAGCCATCGACGCGGACGGCTGGCAAGAACTTCTCGCACCTCTTGATCCGTTCGAGGTTGCAACGAGCGGTACCCTGTGGAAGCTTGAAGACAGCAAACTTTTCAGTCCGGTGGCGCAGTACGCGGCGATACAAATGCCCGCTAACTTGTCTGGCACGAGTTATCAAGTCCGTGTCGTGCTGCGGCAACGCGATGCAAAGAGTGTCTTCCACGTCGTCCTTCCGGTTGCAGATCGGATGTGTGGATTCGAATTGGAAGGCCGTCCCGGCATCGGCATTTGGAGCGGCCTGATCCAAGTCAAAGGCCAGTTTGGTAATCGTTTGCCAGGCGCTGTTGAAGGCAAACAGGTGACGGACGCCCAGGAGCACGAGCTCGAGGTGACCGTGAGACTCGACGACGCAAACGCCATCATCACCGCCACGCTTGACGCCCGACCGCTGTACCGCTGGAAGGGGCCCCAAACGGATCTCAGCCAGCACAAGAGCTGGGCCATGACCGATCCTGGATTCCTCGCTCTCGGTTCTTGCCGTTCTCTCGCAAACGAATGGGTGGTTTCAAAAGTGAAAGTGAAGCGTCTGGATCCAGCGGCGGCGATCAGGGTGGGCGCAGAAATCGACGGTGCCTGGACTACGGTTGTGGCAGAGGTTGATTCCCCACAACGTGGCGGCCGAAACGCAGATCAAGTGAACGCCGACGGTCCAACGCATCCGTCGCTTGCCCGGTTGGTGGAACAGTCGGCCAGTTCAGCCAATGATAGCCTACTGGCGATTCGAGTCGCCGCCTTGCAGGTTTGGTTCGGACTCGATGCCGACTATTCGGTCACCCGTCAACGGATGCTGAATCTGGCAAGCGATACCACCGACGGTCAACTTGCTGAGCGCGTCGCCAAACTGAGCTGCATCCGCCCACTCTCTGACGCATCCCAGCGAGAAGCGGTTCTGGCTCTAGCCCATCAAGCTATGAAAACGGGCTTCAAATCAACGAAAATGCATTGGAATCGCCTGGCGCTCGGAATGGCCGAGTACCGAGGCGGTCTCTACACCGAGTCTGCCGCCACCCTGGCCGCTGTACCGAGCACCATGGGTGCCAACACATGGCTCGCAGATCTGATCAAGGACACCGCAAGCTTCTATCGTGCGATGAGCCTTTTCCAGGGAGGAAACGCGAAGGAGGCCGTTGCCCTCTTCACCGAAACGGAGGCAAGAATGACTCACCTACCCGCTGATGAGCGAAACCCGCTCGCCAACGACGCCAACGATGTTCATTTGGTCCACTGGCTGGCCTACAAGGAGGCGAAGGCATTACTGGCCGAAGCCAGCATCGATGAAGAACAGAATCCTTCAGAAGCCCCCGATGAACCATAA
- a CDS encoding WD40 repeat domain-containing serine/threonine-protein kinase, whose protein sequence is MNHNADDANCDDANDDNPNSLADSDVLIGQIAEEFLAAGRTGDPPSLNDFVGSHPAVIANPAIEKSLRRMLETIRLLHGLGGESSMDEKHVESTSSPDAGWPEIEDYQLLRVAGRGGMGVVYEAIQVPLSRKVALKVLPAHTTGNPSAVARFQQEARAAAQLHHTNIVPVFEVGDDGKHCYYAMQFIEGHSLDAVIRQLRKIRDIDSSKSRHGLPEEVSEGLAINTNAMVNDNHLSLDAQLETTCYTTLLETPQTRPVLDGDDTVPIARGSSTLTVSGHSKPFFRNVARIGHQIADGLQHAHERGIVHRDIKPSNIILDPKGVAWITDFGLAKTDDVDLTRDGDVVGTLRYMSPERFGGTCDASSDIYSLGVTLYEMLALQSPFAAYDRFSLLSAIRDKHPAPLRSLNHRVPRDLQTIIDKAMEKEPRRRYRTAAAMASDLERFLDGRPIRARRVGSAERMWLWSKNNVGLASSIATIVVVLIVASLVSTVQAVRLSEANIRTTAEAGRAMRAEAVAIDERVMAQRALAKSQLEVAEKEFERGKFMEAKKIVDDTPEQFRDSNWNFLKNHSSDSVWQLNIPGHGSVRHFDYSPQSNHLAAVLHQRAGGVFSLDGKQVGDSIPGYAIYGDIAGSMDGEKIAFPVSENEIIVQELLTGKILHRWPCQTYQWSNVLMSPNGQVTLATMKGQLTAFETHTGNPLWTRKWNGVLPDFSLDSKRVAVVTERKNLDFKIEIIEMSTGGVSKTFEVTSDKPSLAQLQFTQNGWLSCYGDNELIILNATSGVKIRALHFMGDEVRRLSPSGAVVATNNANRIRLWDTKSGRLLRSLNGLIPLPWKVKFSPDGAMLLSARAAADGDGIVDFWSTRLEEEVAEIATGDVLNSASRFFDCRVAFDLDGSSVYKLRNILVEAWPIGAKRQEWIARSNGELFSDMAVHPNDGTVMVSENIKPTFTHLSVTGEELPPFGTSKSSSVQFNRGGEFLLTVKSAFAKVRPGKGASLFDYATGDELWKNDDIDRPFAVFCLSDRAVATAALAGGIDVWDWKLNERLFQIDASQTESISCLAASPDGRLLATGGLDRWIRVWDLSTRTLKTAFRAHWDAVSCLEFSLDGRELLSGGTGGIVRIHDATTGDEKLALYGLSTSVADVDFSPDGTQIAAIGKDGLVKIWDREVSNLNATQPFRHRTALSMDRSDH, encoded by the coding sequence ATGAACCATAACGCAGATGACGCAAATTGTGATGACGCAAACGATGACAACCCAAATTCGTTGGCGGACAGCGACGTTCTGATTGGCCAGATCGCCGAAGAGTTTCTGGCAGCTGGTCGCACCGGCGACCCGCCAAGCTTGAATGACTTCGTCGGCTCGCATCCCGCCGTGATTGCGAACCCAGCCATCGAAAAGTCGCTCCGGCGGATGCTGGAAACCATTCGGCTTCTGCATGGTCTCGGTGGCGAATCGTCCATGGATGAAAAACATGTTGAGTCGACGTCCTCGCCAGATGCCGGCTGGCCCGAAATCGAAGACTATCAGCTGCTTCGCGTCGCGGGCCGAGGCGGAATGGGCGTCGTCTACGAAGCGATTCAAGTGCCCTTGTCTCGCAAGGTGGCGCTCAAAGTCTTGCCCGCTCACACGACCGGTAATCCCAGCGCAGTGGCACGATTTCAACAGGAAGCTCGCGCGGCGGCCCAGCTTCACCATACCAACATTGTGCCGGTTTTCGAGGTCGGTGATGACGGCAAGCATTGCTACTATGCGATGCAATTTATCGAAGGCCATTCGCTTGACGCGGTGATCCGCCAGTTGCGCAAAATCCGTGATATCGATAGCTCCAAATCGCGTCACGGTTTGCCGGAGGAAGTGTCGGAAGGATTAGCGATCAACACCAACGCGATGGTGAACGATAATCACCTTTCCCTCGATGCGCAACTCGAGACAACTTGCTACACCACGTTGCTGGAAACACCCCAGACGCGACCAGTGCTTGACGGTGATGATACGGTCCCGATTGCCAGAGGCAGTTCGACGTTGACGGTGTCCGGGCATTCCAAACCGTTCTTTCGCAACGTCGCACGAATCGGACATCAAATTGCCGATGGACTCCAGCACGCTCACGAACGTGGTATCGTGCATCGCGACATTAAACCGTCCAATATCATCTTGGATCCCAAGGGCGTTGCCTGGATCACGGACTTCGGCCTTGCAAAGACCGATGATGTCGACCTGACACGCGACGGTGACGTCGTGGGAACACTGCGTTACATGTCACCGGAACGTTTTGGGGGAACCTGTGATGCGAGCAGCGATATCTATTCGCTCGGCGTGACGCTGTATGAGATGTTGGCGCTCCAATCACCGTTTGCCGCGTATGACCGTTTTAGTTTGTTATCGGCGATCCGGGACAAGCACCCGGCGCCGCTGCGATCGTTGAATCATCGCGTTCCGCGTGACCTGCAAACCATTATCGACAAGGCGATGGAAAAGGAACCACGTCGCCGCTATCGAACAGCCGCTGCGATGGCCAGCGACTTAGAACGTTTCCTCGACGGTCGGCCGATTCGTGCACGCCGTGTTGGTTCAGCAGAGCGGATGTGGCTATGGTCGAAGAATAACGTCGGCTTGGCGTCATCGATCGCCACGATCGTCGTTGTCCTCATCGTGGCTAGTTTGGTGAGTACCGTGCAGGCAGTTCGGTTGAGCGAAGCGAATATTAGGACAACCGCCGAAGCAGGCCGCGCAATGAGAGCCGAAGCAGTGGCAATCGACGAACGCGTCATGGCTCAGAGAGCGTTAGCCAAGTCGCAGCTTGAAGTCGCTGAAAAGGAATTCGAGCGAGGCAAGTTCATGGAGGCAAAAAAAATCGTTGACGACACCCCGGAGCAGTTCCGGGATTCCAACTGGAACTTCCTCAAAAATCATTCCAGCGACTCGGTTTGGCAGTTGAATATCCCAGGGCACGGTAGCGTCCGCCACTTTGATTATTCGCCCCAAAGCAATCATCTGGCAGCCGTTCTCCACCAGCGGGCCGGTGGAGTCTTCTCTCTCGACGGTAAGCAAGTCGGCGATTCGATTCCGGGATATGCGATTTACGGCGACATCGCTGGAAGTATGGACGGCGAGAAGATTGCCTTTCCCGTGTCAGAGAACGAGATCATCGTGCAAGAACTGCTTACGGGAAAGATTCTTCACCGTTGGCCCTGTCAGACGTATCAGTGGAGCAACGTATTGATGAGTCCCAATGGCCAGGTCACGTTGGCCACGATGAAGGGGCAACTGACGGCTTTTGAAACACATACGGGTAATCCGCTGTGGACCCGAAAATGGAATGGAGTTCTTCCGGACTTCAGCCTTGACTCCAAGCGTGTAGCGGTCGTCACTGAACGGAAAAATCTGGACTTTAAGATCGAGATCATTGAAATGTCGACAGGAGGCGTTTCAAAAACCTTTGAAGTGACCTCCGACAAACCGAGCCTTGCACAATTGCAGTTTACGCAAAATGGCTGGCTGTCGTGTTACGGTGACAACGAGCTGATCATTTTGAATGCGACATCAGGCGTGAAAATACGAGCTTTGCACTTTATGGGTGATGAGGTGCGACGGCTAAGTCCCAGTGGAGCTGTTGTTGCAACCAATAATGCTAACCGCATCCGCCTGTGGGATACCAAATCGGGGCGGTTGCTACGGTCACTTAATGGACTGATCCCCTTGCCATGGAAAGTCAAATTTAGCCCTGACGGAGCGATGCTACTTTCAGCCCGTGCGGCGGCGGATGGCGACGGCATCGTCGATTTTTGGTCGACTCGTCTCGAAGAAGAAGTTGCCGAAATAGCGACGGGCGATGTTCTCAACTCAGCCTCTCGTTTTTTTGATTGCAGAGTCGCGTTCGATCTTGATGGCAGTAGCGTTTACAAACTGCGTAACATTTTGGTCGAAGCTTGGCCAATTGGGGCCAAGCGACAAGAGTGGATCGCTCGTTCCAATGGAGAACTCTTTTCCGACATGGCGGTTCATCCCAACGACGGAACCGTCATGGTGAGCGAGAACATTAAGCCAACGTTCACACATTTATCGGTCACCGGCGAGGAACTACCACCTTTCGGAACGTCCAAGTCGTCGAGCGTGCAGTTCAATCGTGGTGGAGAATTTCTGCTCACCGTCAAGAGTGCGTTCGCGAAAGTTCGGCCTGGAAAGGGAGCCAGCCTCTTCGACTATGCAACAGGAGATGAGCTATGGAAGAACGACGATATCGATCGACCTTTCGCTGTTTTTTGTCTCAGCGATCGTGCTGTGGCGACTGCTGCCCTTGCCGGTGGGATCGACGTTTGGGACTGGAAGTTGAATGAGCGACTGTTTCAGATCGACGCGTCACAAACGGAGAGCATTAGTTGCTTGGCGGCCAGTCCTGACGGACGACTGCTGGCGACCGGCGGACTCGATCGCTGGATTCGCGTCTGGGATTTGTCGACGCGGACGCTGAAAACGGCCTTCCGTGCGCACTGGGATGCAGTCAGCTGTCTGGAGTTCAGTCTGGACGGACGCGAACTGCTCAGCGGTGGCACCGGGGGAATTGTCCGAATTCATGATGCCACTACGGGCGACGAGAAACTTGCCTTGTACGGTCTATCGACTTCAGTCGCTGATGTGGACTTCTCTCCCGACGGCACACAGATCGCTGCGATTGGCAAGGACGGACTTGTCAAAATATGGGATCGCGAGGTATCGAACTTGAATGCGACGCAACCGTTTCGACACCGAACCGCTTTATCAATGGACCGGTCCGATCATTGA